A region of Salvelinus namaycush isolate Seneca chromosome 9, SaNama_1.0, whole genome shotgun sequence DNA encodes the following proteins:
- the LOC120053524 gene encoding carboxypeptidase A1-like — protein MMKRLLVLTALFVAVFGKETFEGDQVLRITARDEVQLTLLKDLSEMEYLQLDVWMETTDLPTSVDIRVPFTSLQTVKAFLETEDIEYFIMIKDLQVMLDEEKEQMLSSARATAPRTSDDYDYSNYHTIADIYAFQDMLVAENPNLVSKIVIGQSYQGRPLNVLKFSTGGTNKPGIWLDTGIHSREWVTQASGTWFAKKIVTDYGRDAALTAILDKMDIFLEIVTNPDGYYYTHTSNRMWRKTRKPNPGSSCIGTDPNRNWDAGFGGPGASDSPCSETYRGPKANSESEVKSIVDFVKSHGNLKAFVSIHSYSQMLLYPYGYTRTPCKDESELHNLARKAITDLASLYGTSYRYGSIINTIYQASGGTIDWTYNQGIKYSYTFELRDTGRYGFILPANQILPTAKETWLALMAIMEHTKDNTN, from the exons ATGATGAAGAGGCTGCTCGTTTTGACTGCGCTGTTTGTGGCCGTTTTCGGCAAGGAGACTTTTGAGGG GGACCAGGTCCTTCGTATCACTGCGAGGGATGAGGTCCAGCTCACTCTTCTGAAGGATCTGTCTGAGATGGAATATCTCCAG tTGGATGTGTGGATGGAGACCACTGACCTCCCCACTTCAGTGGACATCAGAGTTCCCTTCACCAGCCTGCAGACCGTAAAGGCCTTCCTGGAGACCGAGGACATTGAGTACTTCATCATGATCAAGGACCTGCAG GTTATGCTggatgaggagaaggagcagATGCTGAGTTCTGCCCGTGCCACTGCCCCCAGAACCAGTGATGACTACGACTACTCCAACTACCACACCATAGCCGAC atCTACGCTTTCCAGGACATGCTGGTGGCTGAGAATCCCAACCTGGTCAGCAAGATCGTGATTGGCCAGAGCTACCAGGGACGCCCCTTGAATGTGCTCAAG TTCAGCACTGGTGGAACCAACAAACCTGGTATCTGGCTTGACACTGGAATCCACTCCAGGGAATGGGTCACACAGGCTAGCGGCACCTGGTTCGCCAAGAAG ATTGTGACCGACTACGGACGTGACGCCGCCCTCACCGCCATCCTGGACAAGATGGACATCTTCCTGGAGATTGTGACCAACCCTGACGGCTACTACTACACGCACACTAGC AACCGTATGTGGCGTAAGACCAGGAAGCCCAACCCTGGTTCTTCCTGCATTGGAACTGACCCCAACAGAAACTGGGATGCTGGTTTTGGAG GTCCCGGTGCCAGTGACAGCCCCTGCTCTGAGACTTACCGTGGACCCAAGGCTAACTCTGAGTCTGAGGTCAAGTCCATCGTGGACTTTGTCAAGTCTCATGGCAACCTGAAGGCTTTCGTGTCCATCCATTCCTATTCCCAGATGCTCCTCTACCCCTATGGTTACACCAGGACCCCCTGCAAGGACGAGAGCGAACTG CACAACCTGGCCAGGAAGGCTATCACTGATCTGGCTTCCCTGTACGGAACCTCCTACAGATACGGCAGCATAATCAACACCATCT ATCAGGCTAGTGGTGGTACCATTGATTGGACCTACAACCAGGGCATCAAGTACTCCTACACATTTGAGCTGAGAGACACCGGTCGCTATGGTTTCATCCTGCCAGCTAATCAGATCCTTCCTACTGCCAAGGAGACTTGGCTGGCTCTGATGGCCATCATGGAGCATACCAAGGACAACACCAACTAG